A region of the Conyzicola lurida genome:
CTCGGTGCTCATCGCCGAAGGCCCCCGTCGCAACGGCGAGCTCGCACGCTCGGCCCGCATCAGCCAGCCGGGCATGACCAAGCTGCTCGCGGGCCTGATCGAAGACGAGTGGGTGTACCGCATCGCCGACACCGACGACTCCCGCGCCTGGCTCATCGCCATCACCGACAAAGGCCGGGCCGCGCTCGACGACTGGCGCGCCCAGCTCGCGACCGCGACCCGCGCGATCTTCGGCGACGTCAGCGACACCGAGTGGGCGACTCTCGGCCGCGCGGCAGAGATCCTCGCCGCCCGCGTCGGCTCGAAGGCGGTGGCCGCATGAGCGCCGCCAAGACCAGCATCCTGCATCAGCCCAAGCAGGTGTGGGCGGTCGCATTCGCGAGCGTCATCGCGTTTATGGGCATCGGTCTCGTCGACCCGATCCTGCCCGCGATCGCCGAGCAGCTCGAGGCGAGCCCCACCGACACCGAGATGCTGTTCACCAGCTACCTGCTCGTCACCGGCTTCGCGATGTTCTTCACGAGCTGGATCTCCAGCCGCATCGGCGCCAAGCGCACCCTGATGATCGGGCTCGCGCTCATCGTGGTCTTCGCCACGGCCGCCGCGCTCAGCGGCAACGTGGAGAGCATCATCGGCTTCCGCGCCGGTTGGGGACTCGGCAACGCGCTCTTCATCTCGACCGCGCTCGCCACGATCGTCGGCGCCGCCAGTGGCGGAACCTCGTCGGCCATCATCCTGTACGAGGCGGCACTGGGGCTCGGCATCGCGATCGGACCGCTGCTCGGCGGCCTGCTCGGCAGCGTCACCTGGCGCGCGCCGTTCTTCGGCACCGCAGCTCTCATGGCCATCGGCTTCATCGCCATCACCGTGCTGCTGAAGGGAGACGACAAGGCCGCCCGGGTGCCCACGAAGCTCTCCGCGCCGTTCCGCGCGCTCGGCCAGCCCGCTCTCGCCCTGCTCGCGATTACGGCTCAGTTCTACAACATCGGCTTCTTCGTGCTGCTCGCCTATACGCCGTTCCCGCTCGGCTTCGATGCGATGGGCATCGGGTTCACGTTCTTCGGCTGGGGCGTCGGACTCGCCGTCACCTCGGTCTGGGTCGCTCCCCTGCTGACTGCACGGCTCAAGCGCACCACCGTGCTCACCGTCGTGCTGCCGCTGCTCGCGCTCGACCTCGTCGCCGCCGGGCTCTTCGTCACCTCGCAGGCCGGTCTCGTCGTGGCTGTCATCGTCGGAGGTCTGCTGCTCGGAATCCTCAACACCGTGCTCACCGAGTGCGTGATGGAGGCCACCGATCTGCCTCGCTCCGTCGCCTCGTCGTCGTACTCGGCCGTGCGGTTCCTTGGCGGCGCCATCGCTCCCCCGCTCGCGACGACACTCGCAGACAGCTTCACCGCCGCCACGCCGTACTACGTCGCCGGCGGATCGGTGCTCGTCGCGACCCTCGTGGTCGCCCTCGGCCACCGCGCACTGCGTCGCGTCAACGACGGGGCGGAAGCGCCCGCGGTCGAGGCGCAGTCGATCGTCGCGGGAGCTGTGGCCTAGTGCCGCGCGCCCGCGTCGGAGCCCGAAGGTAGACTGCAGTAATGGCTACTGCTACGGACCGGTTGGTCTGGATCGACTGTGAAATGACCGGGCTCGATCTTTCGATCGACGAACTCGTGGAGGTCGCGGTGGTCATCACCGACTACGACCTCGTACCGATCGACCCGGGGTTCACCATCGTGATCAACCCCGACAAGTCGGCGCTCGAGAATATGGGCGACTTCGTGCGCAACATGCACACCGAGAGCGGGCTCATCAACGAGATCCCCGACGGCGTCAGCCTCGCCGACGCCGAGTACGCGGTGCTCGAGTACATCCTGAAGTACGTGCCCGGCGTGCAGTCCGCTCCCCTCGCCGGCAACACGATCGGCACCGACCGCGCCTTCCTCGCGAAGTACATGCCCCGCGTCGACGGTCACCTGCACTACCGCAGTATCGACGTCTCGTCGATCAAGGAGCTCGCCCGTCACTGGTTCCCCCGCGTGTACTTCAACGCGCCGGCGAAAAACGGCGGACACCGAGCTCTCGCAGACATTTTGGAATCAATTCGCGAGCTCGATTACTACCGAAAAGCCGTATTTACCGCGGAACCCGGGCCCACCACCGACCAGGTGCAGGCCATTTCGGCCGACGTGGTGGAGAGATTCGCCTCTCACCTGTAATAGAATCGTCTGGTTGCCGAGTGAGAGATCACGAAGCAGCCGCCTGGTGGGCGTAGCTCAGTTGGCAGAGCGCTGGCTTGTGGAGCCGGATGTCGCGGGTTCGAGCCCCGTCGTTCACCCCAAACGTTGCACCACAGCAACACCCGAATGGCCCGACTGAGAAGTCGGGCCATTCGTGTTTTGTGGAAGGCTGAAGACATGTCGCAGACACTCGAGGAGACCGGACTGCAGGAGCAGACCGTGCTCGACAGCCCGTGGGTCACCCTCGTCTGGAACGACCCCGTGAACCTCATGAGCTACGTCTCCTACGTCTTCCGCAGCTACTTCGGATTCTCCCGCGACGAGGCCGACCGCCGCATGCTGCAGGTGCACCACGACGGCAAGGCGGTCGTCGCCACCGGCAGCCGCGAGGAGATGGAACGGCACGTCGAAGCCATGCACGACTTCGGCCTGTGGGCCACCCTGCAGAAAGCCGACGCGTGATCTCCTTCAGCAAGACCGACGACGGCACCCTCGTCGGCGCGTTCACCAGCGTCGAGGCCGACATCATCGCCGACCTCGCCGCGCAGATCGCCGGCATGCTCGACGAACTCGCCGGAGCGCGCGACGACGACCCGCTCTTCACCAGCGTCGGCATCGGCGGCTCGTCCACGCTGCACGACGACCCCGCGATCGCCCGGCTGCTGCCCGATGCCTACGGCGGCGACCCGGCGGCGGCGAGCGAGTTCCGGCAGCTCACCGAGCGCAGCCTCGCGGCCCGCAAGGTGGCGAACGCCCGCACCGTGATCGAGACGCTGGCGCGGGCCGAGGGTGCGCTCGAGCTCACCCCGGCCGAGTCACAGGCGTGGTTGCGTGCTCTGTCCGACATCCGGCTCACCATTGCCGCCCGATTGGGCATCGAGGATGACGGAGACCGGGGTGCCACCGAGGGCGACGCCGCGCTCGCCCTCCACGACCTCTACGACTGGCTCGCGTACGTCACCGAGAGCCTGCTCGACGCGCTCGACGACTGACTCTGCGAGAGTAGAGGCGTGGACACCCTGACGGCCGACGAGTTCGAACAGCTCGTGATCGACGAACTCGACGATCTCCCCGACGAGATGGTCGACGGTCTCGACAACGTCGTCTTCGTCACCGAGGACCTGCCCGAGGACGGCTCGCTCGACCTGCTCGGCCTGTACGACGGCGTCGCCCTGACCGACCGCGGACAGTACGGATTCGGGGAGCTTCCCGACAGGATCATTCTCTATCGGATGCCGCTGCTGGCGATCAGCGACGACCTCGACGAGTTGAAGGACCAGATCCACATCACGCTCGTGCACGAGATCGCGCACTACTACGGGATCGACGACGACGAGCTGCACCGCCTCGGCTGGGGCTAGGCGGGCTTAGCGGTTTCGACGGGCTCGACGCGTGTTTCCACGAGGGCGACTTCCGGCTCCACGAGCGCGGGCTCCGTCTTCTCCGACCGCACGAACGCGATGCCCGCCAGGATCAGCAGGCCACCGAGCAGCTGTGGCACCGACAGGTTCTCGCCGAGGAACAGCCACGCGTAGAGAGCCGCGGCGACCACTTCGAGC
Encoded here:
- a CDS encoding MarR family winged helix-turn-helix transcriptional regulator, which encodes MHAEPTDIIESLLTSNHRLTRMAAQSTGSTVSAAVWSTLSVLIAEGPRRNGELARSARISQPGMTKLLAGLIEDEWVYRIADTDDSRAWLIAITDKGRAALDDWRAQLATATRAIFGDVSDTEWATLGRAAEILAARVGSKAVAA
- a CDS encoding MFS transporter yields the protein MSAAKTSILHQPKQVWAVAFASVIAFMGIGLVDPILPAIAEQLEASPTDTEMLFTSYLLVTGFAMFFTSWISSRIGAKRTLMIGLALIVVFATAAALSGNVESIIGFRAGWGLGNALFISTALATIVGAASGGTSSAIILYEAALGLGIAIGPLLGGLLGSVTWRAPFFGTAALMAIGFIAITVLLKGDDKAARVPTKLSAPFRALGQPALALLAITAQFYNIGFFVLLAYTPFPLGFDAMGIGFTFFGWGVGLAVTSVWVAPLLTARLKRTTVLTVVLPLLALDLVAAGLFVTSQAGLVVAVIVGGLLLGILNTVLTECVMEATDLPRSVASSSYSAVRFLGGAIAPPLATTLADSFTAATPYYVAGGSVLVATLVVALGHRALRRVNDGAEAPAVEAQSIVAGAVA
- the orn gene encoding oligoribonuclease encodes the protein MATATDRLVWIDCEMTGLDLSIDELVEVAVVITDYDLVPIDPGFTIVINPDKSALENMGDFVRNMHTESGLINEIPDGVSLADAEYAVLEYILKYVPGVQSAPLAGNTIGTDRAFLAKYMPRVDGHLHYRSIDVSSIKELARHWFPRVYFNAPAKNGGHRALADILESIRELDYYRKAVFTAEPGPTTDQVQAISADVVERFASHL
- the clpS gene encoding ATP-dependent Clp protease adapter ClpS, which produces MSQTLEETGLQEQTVLDSPWVTLVWNDPVNLMSYVSYVFRSYFGFSRDEADRRMLQVHHDGKAVVATGSREEMERHVEAMHDFGLWATLQKADA
- a CDS encoding DUF2017 family protein gives rise to the protein MISFSKTDDGTLVGAFTSVEADIIADLAAQIAGMLDELAGARDDDPLFTSVGIGGSSTLHDDPAIARLLPDAYGGDPAAASEFRQLTERSLAARKVANARTVIETLARAEGALELTPAESQAWLRALSDIRLTIAARLGIEDDGDRGATEGDAALALHDLYDWLAYVTESLLDALDD
- a CDS encoding metallopeptidase family protein is translated as MVDGLDNVVFVTEDLPEDGSLDLLGLYDGVALTDRGQYGFGELPDRIILYRMPLLAISDDLDELKDQIHITLVHEIAHYYGIDDDELHRLGWG